A part of Onthophagus taurus isolate NC chromosome 7, IU_Otau_3.0, whole genome shotgun sequence genomic DNA contains:
- the LOC111429463 gene encoding beta-hexosaminidase subunit beta-like, protein MNVFTFAFAFLACSLHLSESWIVDPGPTVIATKGEVWPKPQDQEKYEEYFHLDKSQFKFSNTGKTCSLLEDATTRYYKLIEKLSSIAKKYERKIKNKKLQKGSLGGLSTLEINLINACTGLEYPSLNKEAEKYNLSIPSTSGGKAQLTADNIWGILRGLESFSQLLYINNGDVNIYLNATTINDFPRFGHRGILLDSSRHFQPLSIIYKLLDAMEYNKINVFHWHIVDDQSFPYESTAFPELSEQGSYHPTGAVYTRTDVKNVIEYARVRGVRVMVEFDMPGHTRSWGVAMPELLTGCFENGVPTNQYGPMDPSREFVYSFLNDFLTEAQQTFPEQYMHLGGDEVSYDCWETNPDLNSWMDSKGMSGDYKAVERYFMERVLAIVQPKGIVPVVWEESFVAGTKLTPETIVQVWYGGYPSLKKVVEAGQPALLSSCWYLDHLATGGDWKKYYDCDPHNFDGTNEQKNLVMGGEACMWAEVVDQNNVLSRIWPRASAVAEKLWSSYNADEYENVQKRLEEHSCRMNRRDIPAQPPNHAGFCLM, encoded by the exons ATGAATGTGTTTACTTTCGCGTTTGCCTTTTTGGCATGCTCCTTGCATCTCAGCGAATCTTGGATCGTTGACCCTGGGCCTACAGTTATAGCAACCAAGGGTGAAGTTTGGCCTAAGCCGCaagatcaagaaaaatatgaagaaTATTTCCATTTGGATAAGTCGCAATTCAAATTTTCA aatactGGAAAAACTTGTTCGCTTCTTGAAGACGCAACAACAAGATACTACAAATTAATCGAAAAACTTAGCtctattgcaaaaaaatacgaaagaaaaatcaaaaacaaaaagttacaGAAAGGATCTTTAGGAGGACTTTCAAcgttagaaattaatttaataaacgcTTGTACTGGTTTAGAATATCCCAGTTTAAATAAAGAAGCTGAAAAGT ATAACCTATCTATTCCATCGACATCTGGTGGTAAAGCTCAATTAACTGCTGATAACATTTGGGGTATTTTAAGAGGATTAGAAAGTTTCAGTCAACTTCTTTACATCAATAATGGCGATGTTAAt atctATCTTAACGCAACAACAATCAATGATTTTCCAAGATTCGGTCATAGAGGAATCCTTTTGGACAGCTCAAGACATTTCCAACCTTTAtcaattatttacaaattattagATGCGATGGAGTACAATAAAATCAACGTATTTCATTGGCACATCGTTGACGATCAAAGTTTTCCTTACGAAAGTACAGCTTTCCCTGAACTAAG cgAACAAGGATCTTATCACCCAACAGGTGCGGTGTATACAAGAACTGAcgtaaaaaatgtaatagaaTACGCTCGGGTAAGAGGAGTTAGAGTTATGGTTGAATTTGATATGCCCGGACACACAAGATCATGGGGTGTAGCAATGCCAGAACTTTTAACTGGTTGTTTTGAAAATGGTGTACCAACAAATCAATATGGCCCCATGGATCCATCAAGAGAATTTGTTTATTCATTCCTAAACGATTTCTTAACAGAAGCCCAACAAACTTTCCCAGAACAATACATGCATCTCGGTGGTGATGAAGTATCTTATGATTGTTGGGAAACAAACCCAGATTTAAATAGTTGGATGGACTCAAAGGGAATGTCCGGCGATTACAAAGCGGttgaaagatattttatgGAAAGGGTGTTAGCCATAGTCCAACCAAAAGGAATTGTTCCGGTTGTTTGGGAAGAATCCTTCGTTGCTGGTACAAAATTAACCCCCGAAACGATTGTTCAAGTTTGGTATGGAGGATATCCTTCATTAAAGAAAGTTGTAGAAGCGGGCCAACCCGCTTTGTTATCATCATGCTGGTATTTAGACCATTTGGCTACCGGTGGTGATTGGAAAAAATATTACGATTGTGACCCTCACAATTTTGATGGTacaaatgaacaaaaaaatttagttatgGGAGGCGAAGCTTGTATGTGGGCTGAAGTAGTTGATCAAAATAACGTTTTATCGAGAATTTGGCCAAGAGCAAGCGCCGTAGCTGAGAAATTATGGTCTAGTTATAACGCCgatgaatatgaaaatgttcaaaaaagaTTAGAAGAACACTCTTGCCGTATGAATAGAAGAGATATTCCCGCGCAACCACCAAATCACGCCGGTTTTtgtttaatgtaa
- the LOC111429465 gene encoding piggyBac transposable element-derived protein 4-like, whose translation MFCAKNSSTESDSSDNISPVRKKCIRVIDDTSDDDQLPEPWLWQERRNSQKIWYYTMTSGIRAAALRQLGGSRRQLDVFNLIFDDVFWENIVTETNRYADQIRTNSRRTRQIDDSWFPVDSNEIKRYFALTIIMAQVKKPRIQMNWSKRAVIETPILRKSMPLKRYLQITRCLHFANNNLVANKLSKIRPVIKFLNQQFKEVYIMKEDIAIDESLMKFKGRLSYRQFNPSKRARFGVKFYKLCESDSGYCYEFKIYTGHDKINRDDSASESVVKELSESVLHRGHTLYIDNWYSSPKLFMTLSFNYKTNVIGTVRGNRKHMPKDLCNIKLKRGEYAIRSCNGILAIKWKDKRDLYIMTTKHETVEMTTQGFNRTPKPNCIREYNKGMNGIDLQDQILACFPVMRKYMKGYKKFFFYLFDIGLFNSYILCNKINNGKKQCYVDYRIKIAESLLENMPKPYYKERRQLSSGDMPERLHGKHWAHFPKHIDPTTSKLRPSKPCKVCQKNKKRKETTWECKKCKVSLHLPECFELYHTIVDF comes from the coding sequence ATGTTTTGTGCTAAAAATTCTTCTACCGAAAGTGACAGTAGCGATAATATAAGTCCTgttcgaaaaaaatgtatacGAGTTATTGATGATACTTCTGACGATGATCAACTACCAGAGCCATGGCTTTGgcaagaaagaagaaatagtCAAAAAATCTGGTACTATACGATGACTTCTGGTATAAGAGCGGCAGCCTTACGTCAACTAGGAGGAAGTAGAAGACAGTTAGATGTATTCAATCTAATATTTGATGACGTATTCTGGGAAAATATTGTAACCGAAACTAACCGGTATGCAGATCAAATACGAACGAATTCACGCAGAACACGACAAATCGACGACAGTTGGTTTCCTGTAGATTCTaacgaaattaaaagatatttcgCGTTAACCATAATAATGGCACAGGTAAAAAAACCAAGAATACAAATGAATTGGTCGAAGAGGGCTGTTATCGAAACGCCgatattaagaaaatcaatgCCTTTGAAAAGATATTTGCAAATTACAAGGTGTTTGCATTTCGCAAATAATAATCTGGTTGCCAATAAATTGAGCAAGATTAGACCTGTGATCAAGTTTTTAAACCAACAATTTAAAGAAGTATATATAATGAAAGAAGACATTGCTATTGATGAATCGCTTATGAAATTCAAGGGGCGCCTATCTTATAGGCAATTTAACCCATCAAAAAGGGCAAGGTTTGgcgttaaattttataaattgtgtGAGTCCGATTCAGGCTATTGctatgaatttaaaatatatacaggCCACGATAAAATAAACCGTGATGATAGCGCTTCGGAAAGTGTTGTGAAAGAGCTTTCTGAGTCAGTGTTGCACAGGGGTCACACTTTATACATAGATAACTGGTATTCTTCcccaaaattgtttatgacATTATCGttcaattataaaacaaatgtAATTGGCACAGTACGTGGAAATAGGAAGCATATGCCAAAAGatttgtgtaatataaaattaaaaagggggGAATATGCAATAAGAAGCTGCAACGGAATACTAGctataaaatggaaagataaGCGAGATCTTTATATTATGACGACAAAACATGAAACAGTCGAAATGACTACACAAGGATTCAACCGTACTCCAAAACCAAATTGTATTAGAGAGTACAATAAGGGAATGAATGGAATTGATCTCCAAGACCAAATATTAGCATGCTTTCCAGTAATGAGGAAATACATGAAAGgctataaaaaattttttttttatctgttCGATATTGGTCTTTTTAACTCATATATTTTAtgcaacaaaataaataacggGAAGAAACAATGTTACGTTGACTATAGAATCAAGATAGCCGAATCTCTATTGGAGAATATGCCAAAACCATATTATAAAGAACGAAGACAATTATCTTCCGGAGATATGCCAGAGAGACTACACGGGAAGCATTGGGCTCATTTTCCAAAACACATTGACCCAACAACATCAAAGTTGAGACCATCGAAACCATGTAAAGTTTgccaaaaaaataagaaacgtaaaGAAACAACGTGGGAGTGTAAGAAATGTAAAGTTTCCTTACACCTACCAGAATGTTTCGAATTATATCATACCATtgtagatttttaa
- the LOC111429466 gene encoding NADH dehydrogenase [ubiquinone] iron-sulfur protein 4, mitochondrial-like encodes MASVLLRASRQLPKNSGSSWFVANNVSTTSIKFTDDPDDLRKKKDAVPIKHDLALLNPAEVEHRKRLQGYITVSAKTDLSPVTGVPPEHVKERTVRIYEPPKNCMQSGTDNIDCWLIEFDTRERWENPLMGWSSTGDPLSNLKVEFTSKDEAIAHCEKNGWNWFVQEKTSKPMRPKSYGVNFSWNKRTRVSTK; translated from the exons atggctTCGGTACTTTTACGTGCTTCAAGACAACTCCCTAAGAATTCGGGATCATCCTG gttcGTAGCAAATAATGTTTCTACaacttcaattaaatttacgGATGATCCAGACGATcttagaaagaaaaaagatgCTGTACCAATCAAACACGACCTCGCTTTGTTAAATCCAGCTGAAGTAGAGCATAGAAAACGTTTGCAAGGTTATATAACTGTCAGCGCAAAG ACCGATTTGTCGCCAGTAACGGGTGTACCACCTGAACATGTTAAAGAACGGACAGTTAGGATTTATGAGCCACCAAAAAATTGCATGCAAAGTGGTACTGATAATATCGATTGTTGGTTAATCGAGTTTGATACGAGGGAACGTTGGGAAAATCCGTTAATGGGATGGTCGTCAAC GGGGGATCCTTTATCGAATTTGAAAGTTGAGTTTACTTCTAAAGATGAAGCCATTGCGCATTGTGAAAAGAATGGATGGAATTGGTTTGTGCAAGAAAAAACTTCTAAACCTATGAGACCTAAATCTTATGGTGTTAATTTTTCGTGGAATAAACGTACTCGCGTTTCTACTAAGTAA